A genomic window from Gemmatimonadota bacterium includes:
- a CDS encoding phytanoyl-CoA dioxygenase family protein encodes MTPEQKYFFDLTGYLHLEGVVTGDALAQAQAAADRYMQASDEDLPPGFQVDRLRNHFIWHFYGFAFDRSLEALTRHPKVWPIVKALMNDRPRLTSGNLMVNNHTHEFHPLHSARESPSKGPEAPYYLARDGKCLCDHLVVFFYLTDVYEDDGGLIVLPGSHTR; translated from the coding sequence ATGACCCCAGAGCAAAAGTATTTCTTCGATTTGACGGGATATTTGCACTTAGAGGGCGTAGTGACAGGAGATGCGTTGGCACAAGCGCAAGCAGCGGCTGATCGGTATATGCAAGCATCAGATGAGGATTTGCCGCCGGGTTTTCAGGTAGATCGCTTGCGAAATCATTTTATCTGGCACTTCTATGGTTTTGCCTTTGACCGCTCGCTGGAGGCTTTGACGCGACATCCCAAAGTGTGGCCGATTGTGAAGGCGCTGATGAATGATCGCCCGCGTTTGACGAGTGGCAATTTGATGGTGAATAATCACACGCACGAATTTCATCCCCTGCATTCGGCACGGGAGAGCCCCAGCAAAGGACCTGAAGCACCGTATTATCTGGCTCGAGACGGAAAATGTCTGTGCGATCATCTGGTGGTGTTTTTTTATTTGACGGATGTGTATGAAGACGATGGTGGGTTGATTGTTCTTCCCGGTTCCCACACGCG
- a CDS encoding phytanoyl-CoA dioxygenase family protein encodes MMSVSRILEKLKRDGFYVVENVIPEDEVDTVRQAIVAAQARKHAESEAALAATRARGHRVGAEGVASLRQVINDTQIFAPYLASRKMMDVVDALFGPYARVSCTDCVINYPGNERGYWHADWPYNATNASHVPAPYPDALLHLSSIWMLTAFNEKNGGTFLVPGSHRWLDNPAAGGMEDVDQDAPYPSEMQVKGAAGSVLIYDSRLWHAVASNQSDQPRVALIVRYAPWWLNLNPSHIGKPEHEMMVVETGGKNYESTPLQREVYDGLPEDVKPLYRHWVEQ; translated from the coding sequence ATGATGTCGGTTTCTCGTATTCTCGAAAAACTCAAGCGCGATGGGTTTTACGTGGTTGAAAATGTGATTCCCGAAGATGAGGTGGATACCGTGCGGCAAGCCATAGTGGCAGCACAGGCGCGAAAACACGCGGAGTCAGAGGCGGCACTGGCCGCAACCCGGGCGCGGGGACATCGCGTTGGTGCAGAGGGGGTGGCGAGTTTGCGGCAGGTGATTAATGATACGCAGATTTTCGCCCCTTATCTGGCAAGTCGAAAGATGATGGATGTGGTGGATGCGTTGTTTGGACCTTATGCGCGCGTTTCTTGCACGGATTGTGTGATCAATTATCCGGGCAATGAAAGGGGGTACTGGCACGCGGATTGGCCGTATAATGCGACCAATGCGTCTCATGTTCCCGCGCCGTATCCCGATGCGTTATTGCATTTGTCGTCTATCTGGATGTTGACGGCGTTTAATGAGAAAAATGGCGGGACATTTCTCGTGCCGGGCAGTCATCGATGGCTCGATAACCCGGCGGCAGGTGGGATGGAGGATGTGGATCAGGATGCGCCGTATCCCTCCGAGATGCAGGTGAAGGGCGCAGCGGGCAGTGTGCTGATTTACGATAGCAGATTGTGGCATGCAGTGGCATCAAATCAGAGTGACCAACCGCGCGTGGCTTTGATTGTGCGCTATGCCCCGTGGTGGTTGAATTTGAATCCGTCGCATATTGGCAAACCCGAGCACGAGATGATGGTGGTGGAGACAGGTGGCAAGAATTACGAATCTACGCCATTGCAAAGGGAGGTTTACGACGGGTTGCCGGAAGATGTGAAGCCTTTGTACCGTCACTGGGTCGAACAATAG
- a CDS encoding BamA/TamA family outer membrane protein, with the protein MYKYLILLCLFATPALGQIGHEIEKIEVRGNEKTRVEIIRQVLPIKVGDNLHEGDIDRCRVILERLLLFRTAYVNVKPGAEKGKAILVVYVQEKRFGDLGLSLEYSELDGFGASANAHYANLRGEGKLVGVEYGLGERFKYWGFHYSDPLFLKTNQAFHIQVTGSSADRDIFRDRNPDIRGRYDLERIGFAMGFGQPSPLRAYHFVLKYAFEAIQIGDFQHPSIPTGGGIFANEIKAAVGRETLSTLSFNLFKQPVSAIWRQGTDFNARLTLSSKLLGSVANYIKLRTELYRHQQITAGHILSLGVKTGGIWGSPPFYERFYLDGNNQLRGIERRVIGPEGGTLFFATEALYAIDLKTLGRVYAFAESGGVHRSVNSKNRRDADFAFGVGMLLFNRVDISFGISTGTLIVKSHRFAGVKIGL; encoded by the coding sequence ATGTACAAATATCTCATCTTGCTCTGCTTGTTTGCCACCCCTGCTCTGGGACAAATTGGGCACGAAATAGAAAAGATTGAAGTGCGCGGCAATGAAAAAACCCGTGTTGAAATCATTCGCCAGGTCTTACCCATAAAAGTGGGGGATAACCTGCACGAGGGGGATATCGACCGCTGCCGCGTAATCCTCGAGCGATTGCTACTTTTCCGAACTGCATATGTCAATGTCAAGCCCGGTGCAGAAAAAGGCAAAGCCATTCTCGTGGTCTATGTACAGGAAAAGCGCTTTGGCGATCTGGGCCTGAGCCTTGAATATTCCGAACTCGATGGCTTTGGCGCGTCCGCAAATGCGCATTATGCCAATCTGCGTGGCGAGGGGAAATTAGTCGGCGTAGAATACGGTTTGGGAGAACGCTTCAAATACTGGGGGTTCCACTACAGCGATCCGCTCTTTCTCAAAACCAATCAGGCATTTCACATTCAAGTAACGGGGTCTTCTGCAGACCGCGACATCTTTCGCGATCGAAACCCCGATATCAGGGGGCGCTACGATCTCGAACGCATCGGATTTGCTATGGGTTTTGGTCAACCCTCTCCCCTGCGCGCCTACCATTTCGTCTTAAAATACGCCTTTGAAGCCATACAAATCGGCGATTTTCAACATCCTTCTATCCCCACAGGCGGTGGGATCTTCGCCAATGAAATTAAAGCCGCCGTAGGGCGGGAAACCCTCTCCACACTTTCTTTTAATCTGTTCAAACAACCCGTAAGCGCGATCTGGAGACAAGGCACGGATTTTAACGCCCGACTCACGCTATCTTCCAAACTACTGGGATCAGTTGCAAATTATATCAAACTTCGCACGGAACTCTATCGGCACCAGCAAATTACTGCAGGACACATCCTCTCGCTCGGCGTCAAAACAGGGGGCATCTGGGGAAGTCCGCCCTTTTACGAACGCTTTTATCTCGATGGGAATAATCAACTCAGAGGCATAGAACGCCGCGTTATTGGGCCAGAAGGCGGCACCTTGTTTTTTGCGACTGAAGCCCTCTATGCCATCGATCTCAAAACCCTGGGGCGGGTATATGCCTTTGCCGAAAGCGGTGGTGTACATCGCTCTGTAAATAGCAAAAATCGGCGAGATGCCGACTTCGCCTTTGGCGTGGGCATGCTCCTCTTTAACCGCGTAGATATCAGCTTTGGAATTAGCACGGGAACACTCATCGTAAAATCACACCGCTTTGCCGGCGTCAAGATTGGTCTGTGA
- a CDS encoding DUF4390 domain-containing protein gives MTRFFIQTLTVCALASVQPVIAQHIPQDSLYIYVQSDTLRLDATIDSLFSKRTIDAIESGMTTSIAVQFRLRTGRGNNLGQSSLLRRLEHDIWEGQYRLIRQSAHPDTQITSHFEDIRHACSELQGVALARLPFPDEPISLQVRIDVNPISPEQRERTRQWLKIIEKGSFLEFFFSLDRSTSPEWIDLFRFRPSALPHLLTE, from the coding sequence ATGACCCGGTTCTTCATCCAAACACTCACAGTTTGCGCGCTGGCAAGCGTGCAACCCGTAATTGCACAACACATACCGCAAGACAGTCTTTATATTTATGTGCAATCCGATACCCTGCGCCTTGATGCAACCATCGATTCTCTCTTTTCAAAGCGAACGATTGACGCCATTGAATCGGGCATGACGACATCTATCGCCGTGCAATTTCGCCTGCGGACAGGCCGCGGGAATAATCTGGGACAAAGCAGTCTGCTCAGGCGTTTGGAACACGACATCTGGGAAGGGCAATATCGCCTCATCCGGCAATCCGCACACCCAGACACGCAGATTACATCTCATTTTGAAGACATTCGACATGCGTGTTCTGAACTTCAGGGAGTCGCACTGGCTCGGCTTCCCTTTCCCGACGAGCCTATCTCTTTACAGGTGCGGATAGACGTAAACCCGATCTCACCCGAGCAACGAGAACGCACGCGACAATGGCTCAAGATAATCGAAAAAGGCAGTTTCCTCGAATTTTTTTTCTCTCTGGACAGATCCACATCTCCCGAATGGATTGACCTGTTCAGATTTCGCCCCAGCGCACTCCCACATCTTCTGACTGAATAA